One Oncorhynchus clarkii lewisi isolate Uvic-CL-2024 chromosome 28, UVic_Ocla_1.0, whole genome shotgun sequence genomic region harbors:
- the LOC139386663 gene encoding mammalian ependymin-related protein 1, whose translation MKSTVHDFYLHLNEFHISRMTHVVSLVFAFCLGAVVPALSYPETAFAPPVQPCLAPLQWEGRSVEYNHNTGRNTRASVSYDAQNHRIRLLQQNKRHTPCQKYFEFIYLYNSGLLFQIEQKTKQCSKIPLTQAWDPFDIPMNSTYEDQYFIGGPGDMIEVQEWSDRKPARKNEAWVGVYTVKDCYPVQETYTRNSSITTSTRFFDLQLGISDPEVFTPPSSCQSARPERMNTDC comes from the exons ATGAAATCAACAGTTCATGATTTTTACCTTCACTTGAATGAATTCCATATCTCCAGGATGACTCATGTTGTATCTCTTGTGTTTGCATTTTGCTTGGGAGCGGTGGTACCTGCTTTGAGCTACCCGGAGACAGCTTTCGCACCGCCGGTTCAGCCCTGTCTTGCGCCCTTGCAATGGGAGGGCAGATCCGTCGAATACAACCACAACACAGGACGAAATACACGGGCCTCGGTGTCGTATGATGCACAGAACCACAGAATAAGGCTTCTTCAACAGAATAAAAGACATACACCATGCCAGAA ATACTTTGAGTTTATCTACCTGTACAACAGTGGCCTGCTGTTCCAGATCGAGCAGAAGACGAAGCAGTGTTCTAAGATCCCCTTGACCCAGGCCTGGGACCCCTTTGACATCCCTATGAACTCCACCTATGAGGACCAGTACTTTATCGGTGGACCTGGAGACATGATCGAGGTGCAGGAGTGGTCAGATAGGAAACCAGCCCGCAAAA ATGAGGCGTGGGTGGGCGTCTACACAGTGAAGGACTGCTACCCTGTCCAGGAGACCTACACCAGGAACAGCAGCATCACTACCTCTACCCGCTTCTTTGACCTCCAGCTGGGCATCAGCGACCCGGAAGTCTTCACACCGCCCAGCAGCTGCCAGTCGGCCCGCCCAGAGAGGATGAACACCGACTGCTGA